In a genomic window of Comamonadaceae bacterium OTU4NAUVB1:
- a CDS encoding phage minor head protein: MTQAAGKRTPNPIVPGNPRERTGSAGIMRRAVAEIARRYRGLSCDVLAIFARIPVYAENDDKGSGAPERVHYGATPQILDQTMLDLQAALDRWVADGRETTHVAWWTVYQEEAAQLGTAQAVANLANLSPAYAAARSLETIVFSEPYRTRAQIARVRSNEYWTGLTSQARADLAGVIGRAVVDGKNPKTVRAEIMERLDVSKSRAALYAQTEIPGTLREARLAESEDAEEQLGIKTALLWTSAFKPTTRTWHASRSGRTYSRDEVKAFYATNGNRFRCYCAQTEALLDADGKPILTKSLQSAMANERKTWQSKHGK; the protein is encoded by the coding sequence ATGACCCAGGCGGCGGGCAAGCGCACGCCGAATCCGATCGTTCCAGGCAACCCGCGCGAACGCACCGGCAGCGCCGGCATCATGCGGCGCGCTGTGGCCGAGATCGCCCGCCGGTATCGAGGCCTGAGCTGTGACGTGCTCGCTATCTTTGCCCGCATCCCGGTCTACGCCGAGAACGATGACAAGGGCAGCGGCGCTCCCGAGCGCGTGCACTACGGCGCCACGCCCCAGATACTCGACCAGACCATGCTGGACCTGCAGGCCGCGCTCGACCGGTGGGTGGCCGATGGGCGCGAGACCACTCACGTCGCCTGGTGGACGGTCTACCAGGAGGAGGCGGCCCAGCTCGGCACGGCACAGGCGGTCGCGAACCTCGCCAACCTGTCGCCAGCCTATGCCGCGGCGCGCAGCCTGGAGACGATCGTCTTCAGCGAGCCCTACCGCACGCGGGCGCAGATCGCTCGGGTGCGCTCGAACGAATACTGGACTGGCCTGACGTCGCAGGCCCGTGCGGACCTGGCCGGCGTGATCGGCCGCGCAGTGGTGGACGGCAAGAACCCCAAAACGGTGCGCGCCGAGATCATGGAGCGCCTGGACGTGAGCAAGTCCCGGGCGGCGCTGTATGCCCAGACGGAGATCCCCGGCACGCTGCGCGAGGCGCGGCTGGCAGAGAGCGAGGACGCCGAGGAGCAGTTGGGCATCAAGACGGCGTTGCTGTGGACGTCGGCGTTCAAGCCCACGACCCGCACGTGGCACGCCTCACGGTCGGGCCGCACGTACTCGCGCGACGAGGTGAAGGCCTTCTACGCCACGAACGGCAACCGCTTCCGCTGCTACTGCGCCCAGACCGAGGCGCTGCTCGACGCGGACGGCAAACCCATCTTGACCAAGAGCCTGCAGTCGGCCATGGCGAACGAGCGCAAGACGTGGCAGAGCAAGCACGGCAAATAA